The genome window AAGGTGTTTCCGCCGGCAATCAGATCCCCGACGCGAATGCCAATGACGGTGGCGACAGCACGCTCGACCAGTCGAACTCGACCGCCGAAACGGTCAATTACGAGATCTCGCGCACCCAGCGCACCGAGGTCATCGAGGCTGGCCGGATCAAGCGGATCTCGGTCGCCGTGCTGGTCGACGGCGTCTATTCGCAGACGCCGGAAGGCGAGCTGAACTACGCCGAGCGCCCGGAAGACGAGATGACCCGGATTTCCGCGCTGGTGCGTTCGGCGATGGGCTATGACGAGGGCCGCGGCGACCAGATCGAGGTGGTCAATCTGCGCTTTGCCAATGCGCCGAACAGCCTGGCGCTTGCGAGCGGCGAAGAGAGCCTGTTCGATTTCTCCAAGCGCGACATCTTCTACTTCGTCGAACTTGGCGTGATCGTCGTGTTGTCGCTCCTGACCCTGCTGTTCGCGGTGCGGCCGCTGATCAAGCGCATCCTGACGCCGGACGAGCCGGAAGTGCCGGAAATCCCGGAAGGCATGCAGATGGTGGTTGGCCCGGATGGCCAGCCGATGGCGTTGCCGTCGCCGGAGGGCGGCGAAGGCGAGGGCGAGCACGACTGGATATCGGTCGCCCAGGCCGAAGGCGAATTGCAGGCCGGATCCATCGAGCGCGTCGGCGAGATGATCAAGAGCTATCCGACGGAAGCCGTGACCATCGTCCGCAACGGGCTGCAGGAGGCGCCGGCGTAAGATGGATACCGGAGTCGCCAGAGCACCTCAGCTAACAATCAGCGCCGATGAGCAGGAACGCGACCTCGTCGGTGTCGAGCGCGCGGCCGTGCTGCTGCTCGCGCTCGGCCACGAGCATGGCGCCGGCATCTGGGAGCAACTCGACGAAATCGAGATCAAGCAGATCTCGCTGGCGATGGCCAAGCTCGGCCCGGTGACGCCGGACATGCTCAACAACCTGTTCAAGGATTTCGTCAAGAAGCTGTCGGCAAAGGGCGCGCTGCTCGGCAACTACGATTCGACCGAACGGGTTCTGGCCGCTGTTCTGCCGGCCGAAAAGGTCGCCTCCATCATGGAGGAAATCCGCGGTCCGGCCGGTCGCAACATGTGGGAGAAGCTCTCCAACGTGCAGGAGAACGTTCTCGCCAACTACCTCAAGAACGAATATCCGCAGACCGTCGCCGTGGTGTTGTCGAAGATCCGCTCCGACCACGCCTCGCGGGTGCTGACCATCCTGCCGGAAGAGTTCGCGATGGAAGTGGTGCACCGGATGCTGCGCATCGAATCGGTGCAGAAGGAAATCCTCGACAAGGTCGAGCAGACGCTGCGCGTCGAGTTCATGTCGAACCTGACGTCGACGCAGCGTCGCGACTCGCACGAGCTGATGGCCGATATCTTCAACAGCTTCGACCGCCAGACCGAGGCGCGCTTCATGACGGCACTGGAAGAAGACAGCCGCGAGTCGGCGGAGCGCATCAAGAACCTGATGTTCACCTTCGACGATCTCGCCAAGCTCGACGCCGGCAGCATCCAGACGCTCCTGCGCTACGTCGAAAAGGATCGCCTGGCGACGGCTCTGAAGGGTGCCAACGAAACGATGCGGGACTTCTTCTTCGCCAACATGTCGCAGCGCGCGGCCAAGATGATGCGCGACGACATGGAGGCGATGGGCCCGGTGCGGCTGCGCGATGTCGACGAGGCGCAGGCCGGCATGGTGGCGACCGCCAAGGACCTCGCCGCCAAGGGCGAGATGATGATTTCGAAGAACAAGGGAGAGGACGAGCTGGTCTACTAGAGCATCGTGCAGCCAATTGAGACAATTGGCGTCGACATAGATGCGGCTAGACAAAGGGATGGAGCTTTT of Hyphomicrobiales bacterium contains these proteins:
- a CDS encoding flagellar motor switch protein FliG: MDTGVARAPQLTISADEQERDLVGVERAAVLLLALGHEHGAGIWEQLDEIEIKQISLAMAKLGPVTPDMLNNLFKDFVKKLSAKGALLGNYDSTERVLAAVLPAEKVASIMEEIRGPAGRNMWEKLSNVQENVLANYLKNEYPQTVAVVLSKIRSDHASRVLTILPEEFAMEVVHRMLRIESVQKEILDKVEQTLRVEFMSNLTSTQRRDSHELMADIFNSFDRQTEARFMTALEEDSRESAERIKNLMFTFDDLAKLDAGSIQTLLRYVEKDRLATALKGANETMRDFFFANMSQRAAKMMRDDMEAMGPVRLRDVDEAQAGMVATAKDLAAKGEMMISKNKGEDELVY